From Vibrio aerogenes, a single genomic window includes:
- a CDS encoding threonine/serine exporter family protein, with product MDLNLFELFSGLLNDMFFAAIPAVGFALVFNVPAPALKYCALGGAIGHGSRFLLMHFGMPIEWGTFFAATLVGTIGVHWSHRFLAHPKVFTVAALIPMVPGVFTYRAMIAMVEINHVGFSPELFSMLMENFLKAMFIIAGLAVGLAVPGLLFYRRKPVV from the coding sequence ATGGACCTAAATTTATTTGAGTTATTTTCAGGGCTTTTGAACGATATGTTCTTTGCTGCAATTCCAGCTGTTGGATTTGCTTTAGTGTTTAATGTGCCTGCACCTGCTTTAAAATATTGTGCTTTGGGCGGAGCAATTGGACATGGCAGCCGTTTTCTTCTGATGCATTTTGGGATGCCTATTGAGTGGGGAACATTTTTTGCCGCAACACTTGTCGGAACAATTGGAGTTCACTGGTCTCACCGTTTTTTAGCTCATCCGAAAGTGTTTACCGTTGCTGCGTTGATTCCTATGGTGCCGGGCGTTTTTACTTATCGGGCCATGATCGCTATGGTAGAAATTAATCATGTTGGTTTCTCTCCTGAATTATTTTCTATGCTCATGGAAAACTTCCTGAAAGCGATGTTTATTATTGCTGGTCTGGCTGTAGGTCTGGCTGTTCCCGGACTGTTGTTTTACCGGAGGAAACCCGTTGTTTGA
- a CDS encoding TRAP transporter permease encodes MTQAQSPSPDVQEMVAQSDTGARNPKGFAGRLLWVIPVCWSLFQLWYASPLPFIFDFGVLNDTQARSIHLMFAIFLAFTAYPAMKNSPRDYIPLTDWVLALAGGFSAAYIYLFYHELAGRSGAPTTLDIVVAVTGMLLLLEATRRALGPPLMIVAAVFLAYTFGGPYMPEVIAHKGASLNKAMSHLWLTTEGVFGVALGVSTSFVFLFVLFGAMLERAGAGAYFIRVAFSLLGHMRGGPAKAAVVASGLSGLVSGSSIANVVTTGTFTIPLMKRVGFPGTKAGAVEVAASTNGQLTPPIMGAAAFLMVEYVGISYVEVIKAALLPALISYIALIYIVHLEACKAGMTGLPRKRTSTLLQSLTSFVGTILGLCLLSAAVYYGIGWTKDVFGEAATPILSVLLLLAYTGLVKISSGYADRNTDLDQDISEIPDPGPTVKSGLHFLLPIVVLVWCLTVERFSPGLSAFWATVFMIFILLTQRPLIAVMTKTGDVKQQIKAGVVELFESLASGARNMIGIGVATAAAGTVVGVVTLTGIGLVMTDFVEFISGGSVIMMLVFTAVISLVLGMGLPTTANYIVVSTLMAPVIVTLGAQHGLIIPLIAVHLFVFYFGILADDTPPVGLAAFAAAAIAKSDPIRTGIQGFTYDIRTAILPFMFVFNTQLLLMGIDTWWHLMLTIFSAITAMLLFSAATQGWWFTKNKWWETALLLVLTFTFFRPGFWWDMVYPEKEFYPGTTISKHVMDLHPGEKISLIVSGETLDGDQITKTVQLPFDQDTKTADERIQSMGLTLTAKENGMYVDMIEFGSPAESAGIDFDWEIRSVITDTDRPMKEWVFIPAIFITLLLGWNQKRREKRPK; translated from the coding sequence ATGACTCAAGCTCAATCCCCGTCTCCAGATGTGCAGGAAATGGTTGCACAATCAGATACAGGAGCACGTAACCCCAAAGGGTTTGCAGGGCGGTTACTGTGGGTAATTCCTGTTTGCTGGTCCTTGTTTCAGTTATGGTACGCATCACCGCTGCCATTTATTTTTGATTTTGGGGTGCTCAATGACACCCAGGCCCGCTCTATTCACCTGATGTTCGCAATTTTTCTTGCCTTCACTGCTTATCCGGCAATGAAAAACTCACCGCGGGATTATATTCCCCTGACAGACTGGGTACTCGCTCTGGCTGGCGGATTTTCAGCTGCATATATTTACCTGTTTTATCATGAACTGGCTGGTCGCTCAGGTGCACCAACAACACTCGATATTGTTGTTGCTGTCACGGGTATGCTCTTGTTATTAGAAGCAACCCGGCGGGCATTAGGTCCACCATTAATGATAGTCGCTGCAGTATTTCTGGCTTATACATTCGGCGGCCCATACATGCCGGAAGTAATTGCTCACAAAGGCGCAAGCCTGAACAAAGCTATGTCTCATCTGTGGTTGACCACTGAAGGCGTGTTCGGTGTTGCGCTTGGCGTCTCTACCTCATTTGTGTTTTTGTTTGTCCTTTTTGGTGCCATGCTGGAAAGAGCTGGTGCTGGCGCTTACTTTATCCGCGTTGCATTTTCATTGCTGGGTCATATGCGGGGCGGTCCGGCAAAAGCGGCGGTGGTCGCATCCGGTTTATCCGGGCTCGTTTCAGGTTCATCTATTGCCAACGTTGTCACAACCGGCACGTTTACCATTCCGTTAATGAAACGGGTTGGTTTTCCCGGAACCAAAGCCGGTGCAGTGGAAGTTGCCGCATCAACTAATGGTCAGCTTACACCGCCAATTATGGGCGCTGCTGCATTTTTGATGGTCGAATATGTGGGCATTTCCTATGTTGAAGTGATCAAAGCGGCTTTGCTGCCAGCCCTGATTTCTTACATTGCTTTGATCTATATCGTTCACCTGGAAGCTTGCAAAGCTGGCATGACAGGCTTACCAAGAAAAAGAACCTCTACTTTATTACAAAGCCTGACCTCATTTGTGGGCACAATTCTGGGCTTATGCTTATTAAGCGCAGCGGTTTACTATGGGATTGGCTGGACAAAAGATGTATTTGGCGAAGCAGCAACCCCAATCCTGTCTGTTCTTTTATTGCTGGCATACACAGGACTGGTCAAAATATCATCCGGATACGCTGACAGAAATACTGACCTTGATCAGGATATCAGTGAGATTCCGGATCCAGGTCCGACAGTGAAATCTGGTTTACATTTCCTGCTGCCCATCGTGGTTCTGGTCTGGTGCCTGACCGTTGAGCGTTTCTCACCGGGGTTATCGGCTTTTTGGGCAACTGTGTTTATGATCTTTATTTTGCTGACTCAAAGACCATTAATTGCAGTGATGACAAAGACCGGAGATGTTAAACAGCAAATCAAAGCAGGCGTGGTTGAACTGTTTGAAAGCCTGGCTTCCGGTGCCCGGAACATGATCGGCATCGGTGTCGCCACAGCAGCAGCGGGAACCGTTGTCGGTGTTGTCACCCTGACTGGTATCGGGCTGGTAATGACGGATTTCGTTGAATTTATTTCTGGTGGCAGCGTCATCATGATGCTGGTTTTTACTGCTGTTATCAGTCTGGTGCTGGGCATGGGCCTGCCAACTACCGCAAACTATATCGTTGTATCGACACTGATGGCTCCGGTCATTGTCACCCTGGGTGCACAGCATGGGCTGATTATCCCGCTGATTGCCGTTCACTTATTCGTGTTCTATTTCGGTATTCTTGCAGATGATACCCCACCCGTCGGGCTGGCTGCTTTTGCTGCGGCTGCCATCGCGAAATCAGATCCAATACGAACCGGTATTCAAGGCTTTACCTACGATATCCGGACCGCAATTCTGCCATTCATGTTTGTATTTAATACCCAGTTACTGCTCATGGGCATCGATACATGGTGGCATCTGATGCTAACGATATTTTCTGCAATCACAGCCATGTTACTGTTCTCTGCTGCGACACAAGGCTGGTGGTTTACGAAAAACAAATGGTGGGAAACTGCTCTGCTGCTGGTGTTAACATTTACATTCTTCCGGCCTGGATTTTGGTGGGATATGGTTTATCCGGAGAAAGAGTTTTACCCCGGAACGACAATCAGTAAGCATGTGATGGATCTTCATCCCGGAGAGAAAATCTCACTCATCGTTTCAGGAGAAACGCTCGATGGCGATCAGATCACGAAAACGGTGCAGTTACCTTTCGATCAGGACACAAAAACAGCGGATGAGAGGATTCAGTCTATGGGACTCACGCTGACAGCCAAAGAGAATGGCATGTATGTCGACATGATTGAATTTGGCAGTCCTGCTGAATCGGCAGGTATCGACTTTGACTGGGAAATCAGGTCTGTCATCACTGATACTGACCGGCCAATGAAAGAATGGGTCTTTATCCCGGCAATCTTTATTACCCTGCTATTGGGATGGAACCAAAAACGACGGGAAAAACGACCAAAATAG
- the cgtA gene encoding Obg family GTPase CgtA, which yields MKFVDEAVIKVDAGDGGNGVVSFWREKFVAKGGPDGGDGGDGGDVYILADENLNTLIDYRFQRFYAAERGENGRGGNCTGKRGKDIVLRVPVGTRAVDIHTNEIVGEVAEHGKKLMVAKGGYHGLGNTRFKSSVNRAPRQKTLGTKGEVRELRLELLLLADVGMLGLPNAGKSTFIRAVSAAKPKVADYPFTTLIPSLGVVSVLPEKSFVVADIPGLIEGASDGAGLGIRFLKHLERCRVLLHMIDLLPVDQSDPAENAKIIVDELLQYSDKLAHKPRWLVFNKVDLLSEEEAQVVIQRVLDTLSWDGEYYQISAINKNGTKDLCMKLSVFMDNLPAEEAQPSDEEKKVDFMWDDYHQATINGDHVITEDDDWDDDWDDDEDDGHVIYTRE from the coding sequence ATGAAATTCGTTGATGAAGCTGTAATCAAAGTTGATGCCGGGGACGGTGGAAATGGTGTCGTGAGCTTTTGGCGGGAAAAGTTTGTCGCTAAGGGCGGTCCTGATGGCGGAGATGGCGGAGACGGTGGTGACGTTTACATTCTTGCAGATGAAAACCTGAATACACTCATTGATTACCGTTTTCAGCGATTTTATGCGGCTGAACGTGGTGAGAATGGTCGCGGAGGTAATTGTACCGGGAAGCGGGGGAAGGATATTGTGCTGCGGGTACCTGTTGGAACCCGCGCTGTTGATATTCATACCAATGAAATTGTTGGAGAAGTCGCTGAGCACGGAAAAAAACTGATGGTTGCCAAAGGTGGTTATCATGGTTTGGGGAATACCCGTTTTAAGTCTTCAGTGAATCGGGCACCCCGTCAGAAGACATTAGGGACAAAAGGAGAAGTCCGGGAGTTACGGCTTGAGTTGTTATTACTTGCTGATGTAGGCATGCTTGGTTTGCCAAATGCAGGCAAGTCGACCTTTATCCGTGCAGTTTCTGCGGCGAAACCGAAGGTCGCTGATTACCCATTCACGACTTTAATTCCCAGCCTCGGCGTTGTGAGTGTTCTTCCTGAGAAGAGTTTTGTCGTTGCAGATATTCCTGGTTTAATTGAAGGCGCTTCTGATGGTGCGGGCCTTGGTATTCGCTTTCTGAAACATCTGGAACGTTGCAGAGTCTTATTGCATATGATCGATCTGCTACCGGTTGATCAAAGTGATCCTGCAGAGAATGCTAAAATTATTGTAGATGAGCTATTACAGTACAGTGATAAGCTGGCCCATAAACCTCGCTGGTTAGTTTTTAATAAAGTTGATTTGTTGTCAGAAGAAGAAGCACAGGTTGTTATTCAGCGTGTCCTCGATACTTTATCCTGGGATGGTGAGTATTATCAAATATCTGCGATTAATAAAAATGGCACCAAAGATCTATGCATGAAGTTATCCGTGTTTATGGATAACCTGCCAGCAGAAGAAGCTCAGCCATCTGATGAGGAAAAGAAAGTCGATTTTATGTGGGATGACTATCATCAGGCAACAATCAACGGTGATCATGTGATTACTGAAGATGATGATTGGGATGACGACTGGGATGATGATGAAGATGACGGACACGTCATTTACACCCGTGAATAA
- a CDS encoding TAXI family TRAP transporter solute-binding subunit has translation MALNKIMKLGVITASALGVCSVVNAQEFITIGTGSVTGVYYPTGGAICKLVNKNRKNHHIRCSVESTGGSIYNVNTIRSGELDFGVVQSDWQYHGYNGTSQFKDQGPFKKLRAMFSLHTEPFNVIARADANINSVKDLKGKRVNIGNPGSGDRATMQVVMDALGWNIDSFKLASELKGSERSQALCDNKIDAFIYMVGHPNGSIKEATTSCDAKLVPVTGPEIDQIVTKNPYYAYTNVPAGMYRGTDKDVKSFGVAATLVTSTDVPDEVAYNVAKAVFENFSTFKRLHPAFANLKKEDMVKAGISIPLHPGAVKYYKEIGLLK, from the coding sequence ATGGCATTAAATAAAATTATGAAATTAGGCGTCATTACGGCCTCCGCTTTGGGTGTATGTTCAGTGGTAAACGCCCAGGAATTCATCACGATTGGTACGGGTTCTGTCACCGGAGTTTATTACCCGACGGGTGGTGCAATTTGTAAGTTAGTGAATAAAAACCGAAAAAATCATCATATTCGCTGTTCTGTTGAATCGACTGGTGGGTCAATCTACAACGTGAATACGATTCGTTCAGGCGAACTTGATTTTGGTGTTGTTCAGTCTGACTGGCAATATCACGGCTATAATGGCACCAGTCAATTCAAGGATCAGGGTCCGTTTAAGAAGCTACGGGCCATGTTTTCTCTTCATACAGAACCTTTCAATGTCATCGCACGGGCAGATGCAAACATCAACAGTGTAAAAGACTTAAAAGGTAAAAGAGTGAACATTGGTAACCCAGGCTCTGGTGATCGCGCAACGATGCAGGTTGTCATGGATGCCTTGGGATGGAATATCGATAGCTTCAAACTTGCATCAGAGCTAAAAGGCTCAGAGCGCTCACAAGCACTGTGTGATAACAAGATCGATGCCTTTATCTATATGGTTGGCCACCCTAACGGCTCAATCAAAGAAGCAACAACATCCTGTGATGCGAAGCTGGTACCTGTAACAGGTCCGGAAATCGATCAAATTGTTACAAAAAATCCATACTACGCCTATACAAATGTACCAGCCGGTATGTACCGTGGTACTGACAAAGATGTAAAAAGCTTTGGTGTTGCAGCAACTTTAGTCACCAGTACGGATGTTCCTGATGAAGTCGCTTATAACGTCGCGAAAGCTGTTTTTGAAAACTTCAGTACGTTTAAACGGCTCCACCCTGCATTTGCTAATCTCAAAAAAGAAGACATGGTTAAAGCGGGAATTTCTATCCCACTGCACCCCGGAGCGGTTAAATACTACAAAGAAATAGGCTTACTGAAGTAG
- the ispB gene encoding octaprenyl diphosphate synthase: MDFKTIQALTASDMAKVNEIIVAQLNSDVSLINQLGFYIIGNGGKRLRPLLSILSAKALNYQGESHTAAAAFIEFIHTATLLHDDVVDESDMRRGKATANITFGNAASVLVGDYIYTRSFQMMTQLGSLKILDLMSSAVNIIAEGEVQQLMNCNDPDTTEESYMQVIYSKTARLFEAAAQIGAILADSSEATEEALRNYGKYLGTAFQLVDDVMDYTSDGDDMGKNVGDDLAEGKPTLPLIYAMKHGSVQQTEIIREAIKTGNGMSHLDDIMLAMNETGAFNYTRQKAEEEANKAIDALKIIPESDYKEALIALADIAVHRTS; the protein is encoded by the coding sequence ATGGATTTTAAGACTATCCAAGCATTAACTGCCAGTGATATGGCAAAAGTGAACGAAATAATAGTTGCTCAATTAAATTCTGATGTATCGCTAATCAATCAGCTTGGTTTCTACATTATAGGGAACGGTGGAAAGCGCTTACGGCCTTTACTTTCAATACTTTCAGCAAAAGCCCTGAACTATCAGGGAGAATCCCATACTGCTGCTGCTGCGTTTATTGAGTTCATTCATACAGCGACATTACTTCATGACGATGTTGTTGATGAATCGGATATGCGCAGGGGTAAAGCAACCGCAAACATCACGTTTGGAAATGCAGCAAGTGTCCTTGTCGGAGACTACATCTATACCCGCTCTTTCCAGATGATGACCCAGCTGGGATCGTTAAAGATCCTTGATCTGATGAGCAGTGCTGTGAACATCATCGCAGAGGGTGAAGTTCAGCAATTAATGAACTGTAATGATCCGGATACGACTGAAGAAAGTTATATGCAAGTGATTTACTCGAAAACAGCACGGCTATTTGAGGCAGCCGCACAAATTGGCGCAATCCTTGCCGATAGTTCTGAAGCAACAGAAGAGGCGCTGCGTAATTACGGAAAATATCTGGGCACTGCATTTCAACTGGTTGACGATGTGATGGATTACACCTCTGATGGTGATGATATGGGAAAGAATGTCGGTGATGATCTTGCAGAAGGCAAACCGACACTGCCACTCATTTATGCAATGAAGCATGGTTCAGTTCAGCAGACAGAGATTATCCGTGAAGCAATAAAAACAGGCAATGGTATGTCTCATCTGGATGACATTATGCTGGCAATGAATGAAACAGGCGCATTTAACTATACGCGCCAAAAAGCTGAGGAAGAAGCAAACAAAGCCATAGATGCTTTGAAAATCATCCCCGAAAGTGATTATAAAGAAGCACTGATTGCACTGGCTGATATTGCCGTTCACCGGACAAGCTAA
- a CDS encoding universal stress protein has protein sequence MYKHILVPVDLNEKGFADKAVEMAVWHARQAHAEIHLLNVLPGIHMSMVSTYFPKDAAKQMKADVKAQLKSFADTHIDDDIVYHLHIAEGKPYVTILDFAEKLGTDLIIMPSHKRSKIDKVVLGSVASKVVQNSPIHVLVVKPQE, from the coding sequence ATGTACAAACACATACTTGTACCTGTTGATTTAAATGAAAAAGGCTTTGCTGATAAAGCCGTTGAAATGGCCGTCTGGCACGCCCGGCAAGCACATGCTGAGATTCATTTACTCAACGTTTTGCCGGGTATTCATATGTCGATGGTTTCAACTTATTTTCCCAAAGATGCAGCAAAACAGATGAAAGCGGATGTTAAAGCTCAGTTGAAGTCTTTTGCTGATACACATATAGATGATGACATTGTTTACCATCTTCATATCGCAGAGGGGAAACCATATGTCACCATTCTGGATTTTGCAGAAAAGCTGGGGACAGACCTGATCATTATGCCAAGCCATAAACGCTCAAAAATAGATAAAGTTGTGTTAGGCTCAGTTGCCAGTAAAGTTGTACAAAACTCTCCGATTCATGTACTTGTCGTCAAACCTCAGGAATAG
- the argR gene encoding transcriptional regulator ArgR, which translates to MKNIDKQEHLIRSFKALLREERFGSQSDIVDALKSEGFENINQSKVSRMLTKFGAVRTRNAKMEMVYCLPAELGVPTVSSPLRELVLDIDYNNALVVIHTGPGAAQLIARLLDSLGKSEGILGVVAGDDTIFITPTLQISTEQLFQSISELFNYSG; encoded by the coding sequence ATGAAAAATATTGATAAACAAGAACATTTAATTCGTTCATTCAAAGCATTACTCAGAGAAGAACGCTTTGGTTCACAAAGTGATATCGTCGATGCACTGAAGTCTGAGGGATTTGAAAATATCAATCAGTCGAAAGTTTCCAGAATGCTGACAAAGTTTGGCGCAGTCAGAACCAGAAATGCCAAGATGGAAATGGTTTACTGTTTGCCTGCAGAACTAGGTGTTCCCACGGTTTCCAGCCCACTAAGAGAACTGGTATTAGACATCGACTACAACAATGCACTTGTTGTGATTCATACAGGACCGGGAGCGGCTCAGCTGATAGCAAGACTTCTGGATTCACTGGGGAAATCAGAAGGCATTTTGGGGGTTGTTGCCGGAGATGATACGATTTTTATCACGCCAACACTTCAAATCTCTACTGAACAACTATTTCAGTCAATTTCTGAACTTTTTAACTACTCCGGATGA
- the mdh gene encoding malate dehydrogenase, which produces MKVAVIGAAGGIGQALALLLKNHLPSGSDLALYDIAPVTPGVAKDLSHIPTPVSINGYSGEDPTPALEGADIVLISAGVARKPGMDRADLFNVNAGIVKSLAEKIAVVCPTACIGIITNPVNTTVPIAAEVLKKAGVYDKRKLFGVTTLDVIRSETFIAELKGKDPHSVHVQVIGGHSGVTILPLLSQVEGVDFTDEEIPALTHRIQNAGTEVVEAKAGGGSATLSMGQAACRFGLSLVKAMQGQSDVVECAYIDSGSELAPFFAQPVRLGKDGVEEVLSFGTLSQFEKQALDDMLSVLRDDIQTGIDFV; this is translated from the coding sequence ATGAAAGTAGCAGTCATAGGTGCCGCAGGGGGCATTGGTCAGGCCCTTGCTTTATTACTGAAGAACCACTTACCTTCTGGCTCTGATCTTGCTCTGTATGATATTGCGCCAGTGACACCCGGGGTTGCAAAAGATCTGAGTCATATACCGACACCTGTGTCGATTAATGGGTACTCCGGTGAAGATCCAACACCAGCTCTGGAGGGGGCTGATATTGTATTAATTTCTGCGGGTGTAGCCCGTAAACCCGGCATGGATCGTGCTGATCTGTTCAATGTTAATGCCGGTATTGTGAAGTCTCTTGCTGAGAAAATTGCTGTTGTATGTCCCACTGCCTGTATCGGAATTATCACTAACCCGGTCAATACAACAGTGCCTATTGCGGCAGAAGTACTCAAAAAAGCGGGTGTATATGACAAAAGAAAATTATTCGGTGTAACAACACTGGATGTCATTCGATCCGAAACTTTTATTGCTGAATTGAAAGGGAAAGATCCTCATTCTGTTCATGTTCAGGTGATTGGGGGGCACTCAGGCGTAACTATCCTGCCGTTACTGTCACAAGTTGAGGGGGTTGATTTTACGGATGAAGAAATTCCTGCATTGACTCATCGAATACAAAATGCCGGAACTGAAGTCGTTGAAGCGAAAGCGGGGGGAGGGAGTGCCACTTTATCGATGGGACAGGCTGCCTGTCGTTTCGGACTTTCTCTGGTGAAAGCGATGCAGGGGCAGTCAGACGTTGTTGAATGTGCATATATCGATAGTGGTAGTGAGCTGGCCCCATTTTTTGCTCAACCAGTCAGATTAGGCAAAGACGGCGTAGAAGAAGTGCTGAGTTTTGGTACGCTGAGCCAGTTCGAAAAACAGGCGCTGGACGATATGCTGAGTGTACTCAGAGATGATATTCAGACAGGGATAGACTTTGTTTGA
- a CDS encoding glycosyl hydrolase 2 galactose-binding domain-containing protein, translated as MKYSLSGLWQLSPLSDLSIPQDDICFPAALSSVLPETLSESDIIAQEWHLMHDIEVDDVLLGYAAIDLIISGIEYHAEVRLNGVALFDCDSSSICYRKDIRPMLKPGRNRFEILFLEPDDDWLIDASEALSPVCYLGKNQQEKIDSRMGIWQEPYLQCMRHARLTRLATEQIWHHGGGCELLVHLHFDILKPGLLSASVKFDGMIYHIPLDVRTHCASALFQVEAPRYYDPQQPDENDLYLLTVELDGQTETCRIGLSNSLHVTHFPV; from the coding sequence ATGAAATATTCCCTGTCAGGCCTTTGGCAACTTTCTCCTCTTTCTGATCTTTCAATACCACAAGATGATATTTGTTTTCCGGCAGCACTGAGTTCCGTGTTACCTGAGACACTGTCTGAGTCTGATATTATCGCTCAGGAGTGGCATTTAATGCACGATATTGAAGTTGATGATGTGCTGCTTGGATATGCAGCAATAGATTTGATTATATCCGGCATCGAATACCATGCAGAGGTCAGACTGAATGGCGTAGCGCTCTTTGATTGTGATTCATCATCGATATGCTACAGAAAAGACATCCGGCCAATGCTGAAGCCCGGCAGGAACAGATTTGAAATATTATTTCTTGAACCCGATGATGACTGGTTGATCGATGCATCTGAGGCGCTTTCTCCTGTTTGCTATCTGGGAAAAAATCAGCAGGAAAAAATTGATTCGAGGATGGGGATCTGGCAGGAACCTTATTTACAATGTATGCGTCATGCCAGACTTACACGGTTAGCGACAGAGCAGATATGGCACCATGGTGGTGGGTGTGAATTATTGGTTCATCTGCATTTTGATATTCTGAAACCCGGACTCTTGTCTGCTTCGGTTAAATTTGACGGGATGATTTATCATATTCCACTTGATGTAAGAACCCATTGCGCCAGTGCACTTTTTCAGGTTGAAGCCCCCCGGTATTATGACCCGCAGCAACCGGATGAAAATGACTTATACCTGTTGACTGTTGAGCTTGACGGGCAGACAGAGACCTGCAGGATTGGTTTGAGTAACAGTTTGCATGTGACTCATTTCCCGGTTTAG
- the rplU gene encoding 50S ribosomal protein L21: MYAVFQSGGKQHRVSEGQTLRLEKLDVETGATVEFDKVLLVANGEDIKVGAPLVEGGKVTAEVVQHGRGDKVKIVKFRRRKHSRKQQGHRQWFTEVKITGINA; this comes from the coding sequence ATGTACGCTGTTTTCCAATCTGGTGGTAAACAACACCGTGTAAGCGAAGGTCAAACACTTCGTTTAGAAAAGTTAGATGTTGAAACTGGTGCAACGGTTGAGTTTGATAAAGTTCTGCTTGTTGCCAACGGCGAAGACATTAAAGTTGGTGCACCTCTTGTTGAGGGTGGTAAAGTGACTGCTGAAGTCGTACAACACGGTCGTGGCGATAAAGTTAAAATCGTTAAGTTCCGTCGTCGTAAGCACTCTCGTAAGCAGCAAGGTCACCGTCAGTGGTTCACTGAAGTGAAAATTACTGGCATCAACGCTTAA
- a CDS encoding threonine/serine exporter family protein codes for MTSKQRAVSRLIAQAGQMLLAHGAESTLVADIMRRMGIASGMNEVEVALTANSLVVTTVSGEHCITTARRCQDRGINMKVVTHIQRLCIMMEKGIIDYIFAQQKLDKIKPERYNRWIVVVMIGLSCGAFSHLAGGDWIIFIATFVSSAAGMIVRQEIGHRHFNPLLNFAVTAFVTSIISAQAVLYQWGNKPSLVMACSVLMLVPGFPLINSVADMLKGYANTGIARFLIASLLTLSTCLGIIAAMFVTGVGAWT; via the coding sequence ATGACATCGAAACAGAGAGCAGTATCCCGTTTGATTGCCCAGGCTGGTCAGATGCTGTTAGCCCATGGTGCTGAAAGTACGCTGGTTGCTGATATTATGCGTCGGATGGGAATAGCAAGTGGTATGAATGAGGTTGAAGTCGCTTTAACAGCTAACTCGTTGGTTGTAACGACAGTTTCTGGCGAGCATTGTATTACGACAGCCAGACGTTGTCAGGATCGGGGGATCAACATGAAGGTTGTGACACATATTCAACGCCTCTGTATCATGATGGAAAAGGGCATTATTGATTATATTTTTGCTCAGCAGAAGCTCGATAAGATCAAACCTGAGCGTTATAACCGTTGGATCGTAGTGGTGATGATCGGCTTATCATGTGGGGCATTCAGTCATCTTGCCGGAGGGGACTGGATCATCTTTATTGCCACTTTTGTTTCTTCAGCTGCGGGAATGATCGTCAGACAAGAGATAGGACATCGTCATTTTAATCCTCTTTTGAACTTTGCTGTGACAGCTTTCGTCACCTCTATCATTTCTGCTCAAGCGGTACTTTATCAATGGGGAAATAAACCTTCACTTGTGATGGCTTGCTCTGTTTTAATGCTTGTTCCCGGTTTTCCTTTAATAAACTCAGTAGCTGATATGTTGAAAGGATATGCAAACACAGGAATTGCCAGATTTCTTATTGCATCTTTACTGACTTTATCGACTTGTCTGGGAATTATTGCTGCAATGTTTGTCACCGGAGTTGGCGCATGGACCTAA
- the rpmA gene encoding 50S ribosomal protein L27, whose translation MAHKKAGGSTRNGRDSESKRLGVKRFGGESVLAGNIIVRQRGTKFHAGTNVGIGKDHTLFALSDGKVKFEVKGPKNRKFVSIEAE comes from the coding sequence ATGGCACACAAAAAAGCTGGTGGTTCTACTCGTAACGGCCGCGATTCAGAAAGTAAACGTCTTGGTGTTAAGCGTTTCGGCGGTGAATCTGTTCTTGCAGGGAACATCATTGTTCGTCAACGTGGAACTAAGTTCCATGCCGGAACTAACGTAGGTATCGGTAAAGATCATACTTTGTTTGCTTTGTCTGACGGCAAAGTGAAATTTGAAGTGAAAGGTCCTAAAAACCGTAAATTCGTTAGTATCGAAGCTGAATAA